One Mesorhizobium sp. B2-1-1 DNA window includes the following coding sequences:
- a CDS encoding UbiX family flavin prenyltransferase codes for MTKRLIIGVTGASGSVLALETIRQLVRAGVETHLVVSKGARLAIPHELGTDGLAQLTSVANRAYSYQDFAAPIASGSFRTDGMIVVPCSMRTLAAMAHGLGDNLLTRAADVVLKERRRLVIVPREAPLHEGHLDAMLRLARMGAVIAPPVPPFYVKLASIEEMVVEMAARLIGWAGVDPGDKLTRWGEKKVAAA; via the coding sequence ATGACCAAACGGCTGATAATCGGTGTGACAGGTGCATCCGGCTCCGTGCTCGCGCTGGAGACCATACGTCAGTTGGTCAGGGCCGGGGTGGAGACGCATCTCGTCGTCTCCAAGGGCGCGCGATTGGCGATCCCACATGAGCTCGGCACCGACGGCCTTGCCCAACTGACCTCCGTCGCCAACCGCGCGTATTCCTATCAGGACTTCGCCGCACCAATCGCCAGCGGCTCTTTCAGAACGGATGGCATGATCGTCGTTCCCTGTTCGATGCGGACCTTGGCAGCTATGGCACACGGTTTAGGCGACAATCTTCTCACCAGGGCCGCCGATGTCGTCCTGAAGGAAAGGCGCCGGCTGGTCATTGTTCCACGCGAGGCGCCGCTCCATGAAGGGCACCTCGACGCGATGTTGAGACTAGCACGGATGGGCGCAGTCATCGCACCGCCGGTACCGCCGTTCTATGTCAAGCTTGCCTCGATCGAGGAAATGGTAGTCGAGATGGCTGCCCGACTGATTGGCTGGGCGGGCGTTGACCCGGGCGACAAGCTCACGCGTTGGGGCGAAAAGAAAGTCGCCGCCGCGTGA
- a CDS encoding DUF2249 domain-containing protein produces MNLQTSKGATYDVRKLPPERKQSAVLSMFDGLKPGQTFVVVLDFDPDRLRRQFEAFFAGEHIWLCLRPGPPEWLIEIGRPQPAQ; encoded by the coding sequence ATGAATTTGCAGACGTCGAAAGGCGCGACATATGACGTACGGAAACTTCCACCTGAAAGGAAGCAGTCCGCTGTATTGTCAATGTTCGACGGACTCAAACCCGGTCAGACATTCGTGGTCGTTCTCGATTTTGATCCTGATAGACTCAGGCGTCAGTTCGAAGCGTTCTTTGCTGGCGAACACATCTGGCTTTGCCTTAGACCGGGGCCACCAGAATGGCTGATCGAGATAGGAAGACCTCAACCTGCGCAGTGA